The region TGAAAAACATGCCGACAGGCTGCCGGCCGATAAAAATGCTCTGCTTATTTTCTACTGCGGCGGCTGGCAGTGCAAGCTCTCGCACAAATCCGCCCGTAAAGCCATGGATATGGGCTACACCAATGTAAAGGTGTTTGCCGCCGGATACCCCGCATGGCTGGAAAGCGGCCGCGTACCGGCGCTGGGGCTTGAAGCGCTGCACGACATGCTTGCTTCCGGCGCGGACTATATGCTCATAGATTCCCGCCCCGTGCAGAAGTATCTCGAAGGCACCATCCCTTCGGCCATATCTGTGCCGGACAGCAGGTTTGACGCCAAGAAGGGACTGCTGCCCGCCGATAAAAACACGCCGCTCATATTCTTCTGCGGCGGACTCAAGTGTCCCCTCAGCCACAAGTCGGCGGCCAAGGCGCAGGCACTGGGCTACACCAGCGTGTGGATAGCCGAAGAAGGCGAACCCGGCTGGAAAGCCCTTTACGGCGGCGGACAGGCCGTAGCCGTCCAGTCCGGCGGAGAAGAAGGCTCCATCGACGCGGAGCAGTTTAAAACCATCATGGCGGAGTCTCCCGGCAGCATCATGGTGGTGGATGTGCGCGACCCGGACGAGTTCAATGCGGGCCATATGAAAGGAGCCGTCAACATCCCTGTGGACAGGCTTGAAAAAGAAATAGCCGCCCTGCCCGCAGATAAGCCCGTGGTCTTTGTATGCGCCACAGGCGCCCGCAGCGGCGAAGCCTACTACATGACCCGCGACCTGCGGCCGGAAATAAAAGACGTCTTCTATCTTGAAGCCGAAACCACCTATCATAAGGATGGCAGCTTCGACATAACGGTACCCTAACCTCATGCCGCGCGGCGGGAATGCATTCCCGCCGCGCGCACCGTGCCGGAGGCAGCATGTCCGTAATCCGGTCTTTCCCCTTCTGCCGCACATCCATGCGCCGCAGTCCGCACAACGTCCTTGCACCGGCATATGTGCTGCTGGCCCTGTGCTGCCTGCACATGTCCGCCGCGGCACAACCGCCGGTGCCGCCTCAGCAGCCCGCATTATCCGCTCATGCTCCCGGCGCAGCACCGGAAAACAACACCACCCGCACCGAACCTCACTGGCACAAAACCATGCGCCTGCAGGCCGCCGAACACGGCTACAGACTGCTTGATCTGGACGCCGTGGACTCGCTGCCCGAAAACACACTGCTGCTGGATGTGCGCCCCGATTACGAATTTGCCGCAGGACATGTACCCGGTGCGGTCAACATGGAATTCGACCCCGGCGACACGGATTCGCTTTCCGCGGAAAAAACCCTGCAGCTTCAGCAGACGCTGGGGCCGGACAAAGAACGCATGGTTGTCATCTACTGCCGCAGCTTCCGCTGCCTGCGCAGCGGGGCGGCGGCAAAGGCCGCTGCGCGTCTGGGCTACACCAATGTATGGCGTGTGGTGGAAGGATACTTCGGCTGGCTGGAGCAGCACCGGCCCGACCACAGCGGCAGAGCGGACGGCTGTTCGGACAGGCGCACGACACAGGCCCGCACCCTGCCCGACCACGGTCTGGCCATACTGGGCGGTGATGCGGACCGGCGTATTCTGGGATTGCCCGCCGGAGCACATACGGTACGGCTGGAAGAGATTCCCTGCGATGTGCTGGTGGTTCTGTTTTTCAACACACACTGCACGCAGTGCCGCGAGCAGATGCAGCAACTGGAACATCTGGCCCGTACCGTGAACAGCCGTGCGGCAACACAAAGCCACCGGGCGGTGGCCTTTGCAGGTATCGGCGTGCGGGAATCAAAACGTACTCTGGCAAGACTGCGCCGCAAACAGGTGCACGCTGTCCCGCTTTTCGCCGACCCCGATGCCTCGCTGTTTGCCGCTTCGGGCTTTGCGGGCATACCCGGCGCATGGGTCATAGGCCCCGCCGGCGGCAAAGCAACGGACAGCCCGCAGACAGGCGGCAGAGCGGTGCTGCTTTCCGTGGCAGGGGACATTGCGCAAAATCCGGAGTTCCGGAGTCTGATTTTCAGGATGACGAACGTACCCGCATGGGGTATAAGCGGGCCTCACACGCAGGAAGCGGCTGCCGCTGCAGAAAAGCCGCGGTAGAATGCAGGACAGTTACTGCACCCGCAGCGATGCCACCAGATTAAGCACGGCCAGCAGCACCTGTGCAGCCGCGGCATACACCCCCGTGGTATCGGCTCTGCACACGGCAAGACGCAGACGGCGTGTCCACGGCAGCAGCACACCGGCGGCGAAATCGGCCGCCGCATCCTGTGCTGCCGTATCTGCCTCGTTCCATGCGCGCGAAAGCAGATAGTACAGGTATTCCAGCTCAATGCACAGGTGGTCGGGCGGTTCGTTGGCAGAAACAGCCCGCTCCAGCCCGGCGGCCTGCAGGCGTTTCTGCATGGCCAGAGCCGCAGCCCCCATCATGCGCGGTTCCACGCCGTCCGCCGGGTCGGGATACAGAGATTCATAAGGCAGTGCGGGGGCGCCGGCTTTATCATTGATGAACAGGCGGACATGTTCCGCCTGCAGGGCATCGCAGAATGCCGCGGCATCAGAACTGCCGTCTGCGGCGGGCAGGCGGGCTTGCAGAGCGGCAAGGGCATCAGTAAGGTGGGCCGCCTGTGCGGGCAGTGTGCCGAACCTTCCGGAAAGGTTTTCACGGCACAGTTCAGCGCAGCGTTGCGAATCCAGCCCCCTGAACAGGGCATCGGCCAGCTCCAACGCATCCAATACGGACTGCCGGAACGCGGCATTCTCAGCGGGGTACGGACTCATGCGGCAACCTCCTGAAAAAAATAAAGACACCGTGTGCACTGACAGTACGTCAGCTGCGCACGAGGGGCAACAGATTACCGGGGCACAGAAAATGGAAGAAATCAATACCGAGCAGGAACAGATAAAAAAGAACGTCATCCAGCGCATGAAGCGCGTGGAAGGACAGATACGCGGCATACAGCGCATGATTGAAGAAGGTAAAGAATGCGAAGACATTCTGGTGCAGGTGCGCGCCGCGCGCTCGGCGCTGCAGTCGGCCAGCCGTCTGATACTCAAACGCTATCTGCTCAAATGCCATATCGATTCGCTGCGCAACAGCGACGATCCCACCGAACCGCTTGATAAAGTCATCGACGTGCTTTCCCACTATGTGGAAAGCTAGCTGCCGGTACTGTATCTGCAACGCGGCCTGCCTTTGCGGGCCGCGTTTTTTTATGCCCCGCACAGGACACAGCAAAAAAAAAGCCCCCGCAAGCGGGGGCCTGTATCCGGCGGCACGGCAGACAAAACAGCTGCCTGCCGGTGCTACTGCTTCCAGGAAGCAACAAGTTCGGGGTACTTTTTCATAAAGCGTCTGGCGTTTTCCAGCGGAGTGCCGCCTTCCTGATTCCAGGCCATCAGCTCCTGCAGCTGCTCGGGCGTGTCATAGCGGAAGCTATCCAGAAACGCGTAGACTTCAGGCTTGTCGGACTTGAGACCGGCACGCACAACGGTATTGATGTGTTCAGCCTCGCCCAGAACACCCTTGGGGTCTTCAAGGTATCTCAACTTCCACTTGCCGAACATCCAGTGAGGAGACCACGCGGTGACCACAACCCACTTGTCGCGGCGGATGGCATCACTCAGCGCGGCGGTCATGGTGGCACCGCTGCCTTCCACCAGTTCCATTTTATCCAGCCCGTAAGCGTCCATGACTTCTTCAGAGAGCTTCATCAGGCCGGCACCGGGATCAATGCCGATGATTTTACCGTCAAATTTGTCGGCGTTGGCGTTCAGTTCGGCTATGGACTGCACGGTGACATATTCGGGAACAGCCCAGCCCAGGCGGGCGCCGCCCACTATGGTGCCCAGGTCTTCAACCTTGTTGCCTACCTTTTTCAGATAATCGCCGTGGGTTACCGGCAGCCATGCGGTAACCATGCCGTCCATGTCGCCCGTAGAAACAGCCATCCACATGGCAGCAGCACCCACAGGGGTGATCTCCACCTCGTATCCCATGTCTTCCAGCGCGGCTTTGGCCAGATTGGTGCTGGCTGTGGCGCAGTCCCATTCCACATAAGCAAGATTGACCTTGCCCTTGGAAGCCGCCCACGCGGGGGTGGCAACAACAAGACTGAGCATGAGAGCAAAAAGAATTTTCTTCATGTGTTCCTCCGGAATTACATTCTTACGGAAACAGAATACCCTGCCGGCATCCTGATGAAAGGCCGGACACCACTGCGGAATCCGGCCCG is a window of Oleidesulfovibrio alaskensis DSM 16109 DNA encoding:
- a CDS encoding rhodanese-like domain-containing protein gives rise to the protein MKTMRKPLLTTLMLMLGLMLLSGCAAQQPREPWMINDIVDVEYVAQYVKVPHPENVMIIDSRPYEAKFVKGYIPTAVSIPDTQFEKHADRLPADKNALLIFYCGGWQCKLSHKSARKAMDMGYTNVKVFAAGYPAWLESGRVPALGLEALHDMLASGADYMLIDSRPVQKYLEGTIPSAISVPDSRFDAKKGLLPADKNTPLIFFCGGLKCPLSHKSAAKAQALGYTSVWIAEEGEPGWKALYGGGQAVAVQSGGEEGSIDAEQFKTIMAESPGSIMVVDVRDPDEFNAGHMKGAVNIPVDRLEKEIAALPADKPVVFVCATGARSGEAYYMTRDLRPEIKDVFYLEAETTYHKDGSFDITVP
- a CDS encoding rhodanese-like domain-containing protein — encoded protein: MSVIRSFPFCRTSMRRSPHNVLAPAYVLLALCCLHMSAAAQPPVPPQQPALSAHAPGAAPENNTTRTEPHWHKTMRLQAAEHGYRLLDLDAVDSLPENTLLLDVRPDYEFAAGHVPGAVNMEFDPGDTDSLSAEKTLQLQQTLGPDKERMVVIYCRSFRCLRSGAAAKAAARLGYTNVWRVVEGYFGWLEQHRPDHSGRADGCSDRRTTQARTLPDHGLAILGGDADRRILGLPAGAHTVRLEEIPCDVLVVLFFNTHCTQCREQMQQLEHLARTVNSRAATQSHRAVAFAGIGVRESKRTLARLRRKQVHAVPLFADPDASLFAASGFAGIPGAWVIGPAGGKATDSPQTGGRAVLLSVAGDIAQNPEFRSLIFRMTNVPAWGISGPHTQEAAAAAEKPR
- a CDS encoding TorD/DmsD family molecular chaperone, which codes for MSPYPAENAAFRQSVLDALELADALFRGLDSQRCAELCRENLSGRFGTLPAQAAHLTDALAALQARLPAADGSSDAAAFCDALQAEHVRLFINDKAGAPALPYESLYPDPADGVEPRMMGAAALAMQKRLQAAGLERAVSANEPPDHLCIELEYLYYLLSRAWNEADTAAQDAAADFAAGVLLPWTRRLRLAVCRADTTGVYAAAAQVLLAVLNLVASLRVQ
- a CDS encoding metal-sensitive transcriptional regulator, whose translation is MEEINTEQEQIKKNVIQRMKRVEGQIRGIQRMIEEGKECEDILVQVRAARSALQSASRLILKRYLLKCHIDSLRNSDDPTEPLDKVIDVLSHYVES
- a CDS encoding glycine betaine ABC transporter substrate-binding protein, whose amino-acid sequence is MKKILFALMLSLVVATPAWAASKGKVNLAYVEWDCATASTNLAKAALEDMGYEVEITPVGAAAMWMAVSTGDMDGMVTAWLPVTHGDYLKKVGNKVEDLGTIVGGARLGWAVPEYVTVQSIAELNANADKFDGKIIGIDPGAGLMKLSEEVMDAYGLDKMELVEGSGATMTAALSDAIRRDKWVVVTAWSPHWMFGKWKLRYLEDPKGVLGEAEHINTVVRAGLKSDKPEVYAFLDSFRYDTPEQLQELMAWNQEGGTPLENARRFMKKYPELVASWKQ